The DNA region CTGGACCGCCTCGCCTCGATCCCGTCCAGGATCACGTTGAGGCCGCGCAGGAAGCTGCTGTCCCGGCCCGCCTCGATCTCCTCCGGCACCTGGGTGGTGTACAGCCGGTGCAGTCGCGGATGCGACTTGGTGGCCTCGATGACGGCGGGCAGCAGCTGGTTCATGAACTCCTGTTCGCCCTGGCCGCTCCTGGCCAGCGCGCTCAGCCAGGCGGCCTCCACGCAGGCGGTGCCGATGGTGTAGCCCATGGCCGCGCTCATCATGTCGTTGGCCTCGGCGAGTTCGAAGCCGGCCGCCTCCATCACGGCCAGCAGGGCTTCGGAGAGCCGCATCCAGTTGGGGCCGAGGTAGACCATCCCGACGTCGCCGATCACGGAGACCATCCACGGGTGGCGCATGATGGCCGCGCGCATGCCCTCGGTGCACTCCACGACGGCCGCGCGCCAGACCTTGGGGTCCTCGGCGCCCTCCGCGCGGGCCAGCGGGAGTTCGCCGAAGACGTGGTCGACGACCAGGGCGAGCAGTTCGTCCTTGTTGGCGACGTGGGTGTAGAGCGAGGTCGCGCCGGCGTTGAGGCGGGCGCCGAGCTTGCGCATGCTCAGCGCGTCGATGCCCTCGGCGTCCAGCAGTGCGAAGGCCTCGGTGACGATCTGCTCGCGGCTGAGGGCGGGCTGGGTCCGCCGTTTCTGCGGACGGTTCCACGGCGACGGGATGCCCGGCTGGGCGCCGGTCCGGTGCTCCGGCGGGGTGTCGTCCTCCGGCTTGGCCGTCATCTGGCTCTCCATTCCACGTGCCCCCTGGTCGGGTGCGGTCGGTCCAGCATAGGCCCCGGCGCCGCACACCGTACGGTCTTGCGAACAGTGTTCGGCCTCCGTACAGTGTTCGGCGTAGCGCACACCGTTCGGTCGGGGACGGGCGGACGGTGTGCGCCGCGAGGACTTCCGCGCGGCTGCCGCCGACGCGAGGACGTGCGCGGGGCTGCGGCCGGCGCGCCGAACCGAAGGGGGATCGCGGTGGACCGTCACCCGCGTCGCTGGCTCATCCTGGTCGTGCTCTGCCTCAGCAGCCTGGTGCTGGTGATCGACAACATGGTGCTCACGGTGTCCATCCCGCCGATAGCGGAGGACCTCAAGGCCGGGGCGCAGGACATCCAGTGGATCATCGACTCGTACATCCTGGTCTTCGCCGGGCTGTTGCTGACCTCGGGAAGCCTGTCCGACCGGTTCGGCCGACGAAAAGTGATGATCATCGGGCTGGCGCTGTTCGGCGCCGCCTCGCTGGTCGCGGCGGTCGCCTCCAGTCCCGCCGAGCTGATCGCCGGTCGTGTGCTGATGGGCGTCGGCGGCGCCCTGGTCATGCCGAGCACGCTCTCCATCCTGATCACCGTCTTCGACGACGAGGAGCGGCCCAAGGCGATCGCCGCCTGGAGCGCGGTGGCCATGATCGGCCTGGTCGGCGGTCCGGTGCTGGGCGGCGCGCTGATCGCGCACTTCTGGTGGGGCGCGGTGTTCCTGCTCAACGTGCCGGTCGCGGCGGTGGCCATCCTGGCCGCGGTCGTCCTGATGCCCGAGTCCAAGGGCCCGTGGCGCAAGCCCGACCTGCCCGGCATGCTGCTCTCGATGGTCGGCATGACCGCCCTGGTCTGGTCGATCATCGCCATCCCGCGGGACGGCTTCGCCCACGCCAACACCCTCGGCCCGCTGGCCGTCGCGGTCGTCGCGCTCACCGGCTTCGGCATCCGCCAGGTCCGCACCGACTCGCCGATGGTCCCGCTCAAGCTCTTCCGCAACCGGGTCTTCACCGGCGCGAGCTTCTCCCTCGTCCTGCTCACCTTCGCCACCGGCGGCCTGATGCTGGTGCTCACCCAGTACCTGCAGTTCGTCCTGGAGTTCACGCCCACCGACACCGGCCTGGCCTTCATCCCGCTGGCCGTCGCCTCGCTCGCCTTCAACGTGATCGGCGCCGCGCTCGGCAAGAAGCTCCCGGCCCGGGTGCTGACCTCCATCGGCATGGTGATCATCGCCGGCGGCTTCGGCCTGCTCGCCACGCTCTCGGTCGGCGACGGCTTCACCAAGGTCGCCCTGGCCATGCTGGTGCTCGGCATCGGCTCCGGCCTCGGCATGCCGGCCGCCGCCAACGCCCTGATGGGCGCTATCCCCGGCGAGCACGCCGGCGTCGGCTCCGCGCTCAACGACACCGTCCAGCAGTCCGGCGCCGCGCTCGGCGTGGCCATCCTCGGCACCGTGCTCTCCAGCACCTACACCGGCTCGATGCCCACCGACGCCCCCGCCCCCGCCCGGCACGCCATCACCGACGCCCTCGCCCTCTCCGCCGGCAGCGGCGACACCGCCCTGGCCCGGGCCGCCCGGGAGGCCTTCAACACCGCCACCTCCACCACCTTCACGGTCGGCGGGATCGCCGTCCTGGTGGCGGCGGCGCTCACCCTGGTGCTGATGCGGGGCAAGGCGGGGGCGGCGGCGCCGGCCGAAGCGGCCGAACCCGCCGTCGAGGTGGCGGCCTGAGCCCTCGTCGCACTGGCTGCGCCCCCCACCGGCCCCGGCTGCCTCGCGCAGCCGGGGCCGGTGGCGTCCGTACGGACGAGCTTGCCGCCCGGCGCACCGGGGGCTCCCGGGACGCGGTGCCCGCCCGGTCCGCGTAGCCTTCGAGGCATGTCCACCCACTACGCGGAGCGCCCGTCCCGGCTGTCCGGGGCGGTGCTGTGGACGAAGGGGACGGGAGCCGGCGGCCTGGTGCTGCCGGACGGGTGCATGGACCTGCTGTGGACGGAGGGCCGGCTGCTGGTGGCCGGGCCGGACACCCGGGCGTTCCGGCCCGGGCCGGGGCTGCGCGAGTCGTGGGCGGGCGTCCGCTTCCGGCCCGGCGCCGGGCCGGCCCTGCTCGGCGTTCCGGCGCACGAACTGCGGGACCGCCGGGTCGAGTTGGCGGACCTGTGGCCCGGCGGCGAGGTGCGGCGGATGACCGAGCGGGTCGACGCGGCACCCGACCCGGCCGTCGCGCTGGAGGGGCTGGCGCTGCACCTGGCGGCCGCGGCACGGCCCGAGGACCCGCTGGTGCGGGCGGTGGCCGCCGCGCTCGCGGCCGGGCGCGGCGTCGCGGCGACGGCCGAGGCGGTCGGGCTCGGGGCGCGGCAGCTGCACCGCCGCTCGCTGGTGGCTTTCGGCTACGGCTCCAAGACCCTCGCCCGGATCCTGCGGCTGCAGCGCGCCCTGGGGCTGGCCCGTTCCGGCGTCCCGCTCGCCGAGACGGCGGCCCGGACGGGCTACGCGGACCAGGCGCATCTGGCGTGCGACGTACGGGAGTTGGCGGGAACGCGGGCGACGGCTCTGCTGTGAGGCCGGGCTACAGCGGCGCCAGCAGGTCGACCCCGTTGCCGTCCGGGTCGCGCAGCGAGGCGTACCGCTGACCCCAGAAGGCGTTCCACGGCTCCAGCTCCCCGTGGTACCCGGCGCCGGTCAGCTCCCGGTACACCGCGTCCACGTGCGCCGGGCTCTGGCAGCGGAAGGCCAGCCCCGCCCGGGCACCGCCGGTCGGCGGCTGCCAGCCGGGGTGGAAGGAGCGGATGGTCGACTCGGCGTCGAGGACCAGGAGCAGGCCGCCGGGCAGCTCGGCCTCGACGTGTGGCTCCTGCTCGGAGCCCTCGGGGAAGGCGAGCCCCAGCCGCCGGTAGAAGGCGACCGAGGCGGCCATGTCGGAGACGGCGAGGCCGATGAAGGCGAACCGAGGTGCGGGTGTGCTGTTCATGGCGGCCACGGTAGGCGGGCGCGGGCGAGCGGTCTTGAACGAATCGGACGTGCGCGGCCGCTACCCGGGCCGGGAGTCCCGCGCCTGAGCGGCGGCCGGGCAGACCCGTTGTCAGTCGCTCCTTGTACCGTCGACCACGGCAACAGTGATGTTCACACGGGGGCGTGACGCATGTTCAGGACGGATCCGGAGACACCCGACGTCTTCCTCACGCCGGTCGACGAGGTCTTCGTCCGCAGCCACCTCGGCCGGCACCCGGAGCTCGACCCCGCCACCTGGACGCTCACCGTCGAGGGCCTGGTCGAGCGGCAGCTGCGGCTGGACTTCGGTGATCTCCAGGGCCTGCCGCAGACCGGGTTCAGCGCCGTCCACGAGTGCTTCGGCAACCCACTGCGCCCCACCGTGCCGACCCGCGCCGTCACCAACCTGCAGTGGGCAGGTGTCCCGCTCGCCGACGTGCTGGCGCTGGCCGTCCCGCTGCCGCAGGCCCGGCACGTCTGGCTGGAGGGCGCCGACCGCGGTGACTTCGCGGGGGAGAGTGGCCTGAGCTACCTCAAGGACCTGCCGCTGGACGAGGCGCGCGCCGAAGTCGTCCTCGCCCACACCATGAACGGCGAACCGCTGCGCCCCGACCACGGCCATCCGGTACGGGCGGTGGCGCCGCGGATGTTCGGCACCAACTCGGTCAAGTGGCTGACCCGGATCGTGCTGGCCGCCGAGCGCCCCGAGCACCTCTTCACCACCCGGCTGTACACCCGCGTCCTGCCGGGGGAGAGCGAGGCCCGGCCGGTCCGTGAGAAGGACGTCAGCAGCAAGTTGCTCACCCCGCGGGACGGACGGTCCGTTCCGGCCGGCGCCTGCGAACTGGCGGGCTACGCCTGGAGTTCCACCGAGGTGACGGCCGTCGAGATCGCCGTGGACGACGCCGACTGGCAGCCCGCCGAGCTGGACCGGCGCGGCCCGGGCCTCGGCTGGCAGCGGTTCCGACTCCGGCACGACCTCGCACCGGGCCCGCACCGCATCCGCTGCCGGGCCACCGACTCCGCCGGGCGGGTCCAGCCGCTCACCGGGGACCGCAACGCCGTCCACGAGATACGGGTGACCGCGGAGATCAGTGGGCGACCGGCTGGGCGGTGATCGCCGGGCGGACCTTGGTGAGCATCAGGTCGAGGAACTGGTCGGGGTGCCGGAAGCTCGCGAAGTGGCTGGCGTTCCGGATCAGCGCGAACTCCTTGACCGGGGCGGTGACCTCGTCGAAGAACCGCTTGGCCGGGGCGGGCGGGGTGAGCACGTCGCTGTCGCCCTGGAAGACGAAGAACGGGATCCGGAACTCCGTCCCCTCCGCGCGCTCGTCGAAGGCCACGGCCTCCGACTGGAGCCGCTCGGAGAACTCCATGGCCTTCAGATAGGACCGCAGGCCGCGCAGAGTGTGCAGGGGTGAGAACCAGAGCGAGCGCATCACCACGGTCTTCATGGTGTCGTAGGAGAGCGGGTCGCTGGTGAGGACCAGCTTGTTGTACTCGGCGACGTCCTTGGTGGTCCACGTCGAGCGGTCGGCGCCCATCGCCAGGGCGGTGGCGAGCTCCTTCTCCTTCTTCCGGCCCGCTGCTCGCAGCCGGTCGAGGAGGGCATCGTAGGCGGTGCGCTCCCGGCCGCCGTCGATGATGTTCTGGTCGGTGCCGACGTAGCCGGAGTACAGCTCGGGGTGGTTGCGGGCCAGCCGCAGGCCGAGGACGGTGCCGAAGGAGTTGGCGACCAGCAGCAGCCGGTCGACGCCGAGCCGGGCCCGCAGGTGCTC from Kitasatospora cathayae includes:
- a CDS encoding VOC family protein; its protein translation is MNSTPAPRFAFIGLAVSDMAASVAFYRRLGLAFPEGSEQEPHVEAELPGGLLLVLDAESTIRSFHPGWQPPTGGARAGLAFRCQSPAHVDAVYRELTGAGYHGELEPWNAFWGQRYASLRDPDGNGVDLLAPL
- a CDS encoding molybdopterin-dependent oxidoreductase yields the protein MFRTDPETPDVFLTPVDEVFVRSHLGRHPELDPATWTLTVEGLVERQLRLDFGDLQGLPQTGFSAVHECFGNPLRPTVPTRAVTNLQWAGVPLADVLALAVPLPQARHVWLEGADRGDFAGESGLSYLKDLPLDEARAEVVLAHTMNGEPLRPDHGHPVRAVAPRMFGTNSVKWLTRIVLAAERPEHLFTTRLYTRVLPGESEARPVREKDVSSKLLTPRDGRSVPAGACELAGYAWSSTEVTAVEIAVDDADWQPAELDRRGPGLGWQRFRLRHDLAPGPHRIRCRATDSAGRVQPLTGDRNAVHEIRVTAEISGRPAGR
- a CDS encoding MFS transporter, which codes for MDRHPRRWLILVVLCLSSLVLVIDNMVLTVSIPPIAEDLKAGAQDIQWIIDSYILVFAGLLLTSGSLSDRFGRRKVMIIGLALFGAASLVAAVASSPAELIAGRVLMGVGGALVMPSTLSILITVFDDEERPKAIAAWSAVAMIGLVGGPVLGGALIAHFWWGAVFLLNVPVAAVAILAAVVLMPESKGPWRKPDLPGMLLSMVGMTALVWSIIAIPRDGFAHANTLGPLAVAVVALTGFGIRQVRTDSPMVPLKLFRNRVFTGASFSLVLLTFATGGLMLVLTQYLQFVLEFTPTDTGLAFIPLAVASLAFNVIGAALGKKLPARVLTSIGMVIIAGGFGLLATLSVGDGFTKVALAMLVLGIGSGLGMPAAANALMGAIPGEHAGVGSALNDTVQQSGAALGVAILGTVLSSTYTGSMPTDAPAPARHAITDALALSAGSGDTALARAAREAFNTATSTTFTVGGIAVLVAAALTLVLMRGKAGAAAPAEAAEPAVEVAA
- a CDS encoding alpha/beta fold hydrolase, translating into MLATIATIATVSAATLATPVAGLLGYRQLKRAAFAERLRITAPTGIEESGFVRIGGIDQWVSIRGEDRRNPVILEILGGPGASNLVFLPRTHVWEEHFTIVRWDMRGAGFTFAAGGPDGQGELSYPQLYRDALEVTEHLRARLGVDRLLLVANSFGTVLGLRLARNHPELYSGYVGTDQNIIDGGRERTAYDALLDRLRAAGRKKEKELATALAMGADRSTWTTKDVAEYNKLVLTSDPLSYDTMKTVVMRSLWFSPLHTLRGLRSYLKAMEFSERLQSEAVAFDERAEGTEFRIPFFVFQGDSDVLTPPAPAKRFFDEVTAPVKEFALIRNASHFASFRHPDQFLDLMLTKVRPAITAQPVAH
- a CDS encoding DUF6597 domain-containing transcriptional factor — encoded protein: MSTHYAERPSRLSGAVLWTKGTGAGGLVLPDGCMDLLWTEGRLLVAGPDTRAFRPGPGLRESWAGVRFRPGAGPALLGVPAHELRDRRVELADLWPGGEVRRMTERVDAAPDPAVALEGLALHLAAAARPEDPLVRAVAAALAAGRGVAATAEAVGLGARQLHRRSLVAFGYGSKTLARILRLQRALGLARSGVPLAETAARTGYADQAHLACDVRELAGTRATALL
- a CDS encoding TetR/AcrR family transcriptional regulator: MTAKPEDDTPPEHRTGAQPGIPSPWNRPQKRRTQPALSREQIVTEAFALLDAEGIDALSMRKLGARLNAGATSLYTHVANKDELLALVVDHVFGELPLARAEGAEDPKVWRAAVVECTEGMRAAIMRHPWMVSVIGDVGMVYLGPNWMRLSEALLAVMEAAGFELAEANDMMSAAMGYTIGTACVEAAWLSALARSGQGEQEFMNQLLPAVIEATKSHPRLHRLYTTQVPEEIEAGRDSSFLRGLNVILDGIEARRSRA